In the Euphorbia lathyris chromosome 5, ddEupLath1.1, whole genome shotgun sequence genome, one interval contains:
- the LOC136230849 gene encoding uncharacterized protein: protein MVELSFKSTRFVCFVGIEVIALSAALTRRMILLIRSCAIIVGKLGIHYLTVLDLFKMGFVKVRILRWPNGCTQLYMGWTRLWLESDSTYVVHLFCTKSLFVPWPVRQEWLRCLELRVAWHGGTLSQFFVLLPSFLTQGRVVEWIHKLSYRRGDTRCH from the exons atGGTTGAGCTCTCCTTCAAATCCACAAG ATTTGTTTGCTTTGTCGGCATCGAGGTCATAGCCTTAAGCGCTGCCCTAACAAGAAGGATGATACTGTTGATAAGAAGTTGTGCTATAATTGTGGGGAAACTGGGCATTCACTATCTAACTGTCCTCGACCTCTTCAAAATG GGTTTTGTCAAGGTGCGAATCTTGAGATGGCCAAACGGGTGCACTCAACTTTACATG GGGTGGACGCGATTATGGCTTGAGAGCGATTCTACATATGTTGTTCACCTATTTTGTACTAAGTCTCTCTTTGTTCCTTGGCCGGTTCGGCAGGAATGGCTGCGTTGCTTAGAACTTCGTGTAGCCTGGCATGGTGGGACACTCTCCCAGTTTTttgttcttcttccttcttttttaaCTCAG GGGCGGGTGGTGGAATGGATACACAAACTCTCCTACAGGCGTGGAGACACCAGATGTCATTGA